One Candidatus Zixiibacteriota bacterium DNA segment encodes these proteins:
- a CDS encoding T9SS type A sorting domain-containing protein — protein MWNGDDYRILECYEEYSAGLKLLDWTDNSDNHKPGGNSPPMFEVRYSDDTVGFINNSSLAGVCDADSLHLSTSVPHHSYLAVLAIDSAGGRLSDLLRYDSSKLAPISISPSIFDKIFIPDEINSYTIAVESRAIVDIEVEIYSSSPDVTVSPNRLWLPAGGTGNLTAEFNAAAVNDTMFASYIIIGTDSSYYPLIYFMRFLQDKPLDAGDREPLIPQRFQVGQPYPNPFNSVLSIPVSTSSRKNLTVSLYNLLGQELLRRNLVVTGSQKVILDLEESVEKPLSSAVYFLKISDDTQSQLRRVIFLK, from the coding sequence TTGTGGAACGGAGATGATTATCGGATTCTGGAATGCTATGAAGAATACAGCGCCGGGCTGAAACTGCTTGACTGGACGGATAACTCCGACAATCATAAACCGGGCGGAAACTCGCCGCCCATGTTTGAAGTCCGTTACTCGGATGACACCGTCGGTTTTATCAATAATTCCTCCCTCGCCGGAGTCTGCGATGCTGATTCCCTTCACTTAAGTACAAGCGTTCCCCATCATTCTTACCTGGCGGTGCTGGCCATAGACAGCGCCGGTGGCAGGCTTTCGGACTTACTTAGATATGATTCAAGTAAACTGGCGCCAATAAGTATTTCGCCGTCGATATTCGACAAAATCTTTATCCCGGATGAAATAAATTCCTACACAATCGCGGTTGAAAGCAGAGCCATTGTTGATATTGAAGTCGAAATCTATTCATCGTCCCCGGATGTTACAGTATCTCCGAATAGATTATGGTTGCCGGCCGGAGGGACCGGAAACTTAACTGCCGAGTTTAATGCCGCCGCCGTCAATGATACGATGTTCGCTTCCTATATAATCATCGGGACAGATTCAAGTTACTATCCCTTGATATATTTTATGAGGTTCCTTCAGGATAAACCTCTTGACGCCGGGGACCGGGAGCCGTTGATACCGCAGAGATTCCAAGTAGGACAACCTTATCCAAATCCGTTTAATTCTGTACTTTCTATTCCGGTTTCTACCTCGAGCAGAAAGAACCTGACTGTCAGTCTGTACAATTTACTCGGACAGGAGCTTTTAAGAAGGAATCTTGTCGTTACCGGCTCTCAAAAAGTGATATTGGACCTGGAAGAAAGCGTCGAGAAACCGCTCTCCAGCGCGGTTTATTTCCTCAAAATCTCCGATGATACCCAAAGCCAATTGCGGCGGGTTATTTTTCTCAAGTAA
- a CDS encoding 4Fe-4S binding protein, which yields MAMFITDECTACGLCLPECPTTSITEGDIYVINAETCNECEDQDGGPHCVAVCPVECIIKAE from the coding sequence ATGGCGATGTTTATAACAGATGAATGCACGGCCTGCGGATTGTGCCTGCCGGAATGTCCCACAACTTCCATCACGGAAGGGGACATCTATGTAATTAATGCCGAGACCTGCAATGAATGCGAGGACCAGGATGGGGGTCCCCATTGCGTGGCCGTCTGCCCGGTGGAATGCATTATCAAGGCTGAATGA
- a CDS encoding archease — MPYQYSDSHTSADIGLVSSGSSPTEMLIDAALGLTALMVEPDDLRGDRSFEIDIAGDDPESLFYRWLSEIIFLKDAENFLLKNCAIKCEDTPTWKVTGRLYGDNIDPSRQRLKIDIKAVTLYKLSVARIGDIWRGEVVLDL, encoded by the coding sequence ATGCCGTATCAGTATAGCGATTCTCATACCAGCGCCGATATCGGGCTGGTTTCCAGCGGTTCATCACCAACAGAAATGCTGATTGATGCCGCTCTGGGGCTGACCGCTCTTATGGTTGAACCGGATGACCTTCGGGGTGACCGCAGCTTTGAAATCGATATCGCCGGTGATGACCCGGAGAGCCTTTTTTACCGCTGGCTGTCGGAAATAATTTTTCTAAAAGATGCCGAGAATTTTCTTCTTAAGAATTGCGCCATTAAATGCGAGGATACTCCTACATGGAAAGTCACGGGAAGACTCTATGGCGACAATATTGACCCATCCCGACAACGGCTAAAAATCGATATAAAAGCGGTAACACTATACAAACTGTCAGTCGCGCGAATTGGCGATATTTGGCGCGGCGAGGTGGTATTAGACCTATGA
- a CDS encoding RtcB family protein encodes MKKEKFLQISNHIWEIPPDYKPGMRVPARILSSPALIDSVDEKVIDQITNVACLPGIKRYAYCMPDGHSGYGFPIGGVAAFSLSDGIISPGGIGFDINCGMRLLRTNLSFEDIKDKREELLNKLFATIPSGVGASGFLNLSRPDFFKVMEQGVEWCLEHGYATPTDIEHIENRGKLEQADHKAVSEKAISRGINQMGTLGSGNHYLEIEIAARANIYDKELAEVFGIDRDNQVLIAIHCGSRGFGHQIATDYLEVFDKCAKKYGLTVRDRELMSAPVDSEEGQRYFRAMACAANAAFVNRQLIVSGVRQAFRAIFEISDEALGIETIYDVAHNIAKIEEYEIDGKREKLLVHRKGATRSFGPGRSEVPAKYRSVGQPVIVGGSMETGSALLCGTTKADSESFGSTLHGAGRTMSRMQAKRTVRGEAVKQKMQASGVMVKTGYLPGLAEEAGFAYKNIDDVVAAVDAIGISKKVARLFPVLNIKG; translated from the coding sequence ATGAAAAAAGAAAAGTTTCTTCAGATTTCAAATCATATCTGGGAGATTCCGCCGGACTACAAACCGGGGATGAGGGTGCCGGCGAGGATATTATCTTCCCCGGCTTTGATTGACAGTGTCGATGAGAAAGTTATCGACCAGATAACAAATGTCGCCTGTCTTCCGGGGATTAAACGGTACGCTTACTGTATGCCGGATGGTCACTCCGGTTACGGTTTCCCCATTGGCGGTGTTGCCGCTTTCTCTCTTTCAGATGGAATAATTTCTCCCGGGGGAATCGGCTTTGATATTAACTGCGGGATGCGGCTTCTTCGGACAAATCTGAGCTTTGAGGACATAAAGGACAAAAGGGAAGAATTGCTCAACAAACTCTTCGCCACCATTCCCTCAGGGGTGGGCGCCAGCGGATTTCTCAATCTGAGCCGTCCCGATTTTTTCAAAGTCATGGAGCAGGGGGTGGAATGGTGTCTGGAGCATGGATATGCTACTCCCACGGATATTGAGCATATTGAGAACCGGGGAAAACTGGAGCAGGCCGATCACAAGGCGGTCTCGGAGAAAGCCATCTCCCGCGGGATTAACCAGATGGGCACTCTTGGCTCCGGCAATCATTACCTCGAAATCGAGATTGCCGCCCGGGCAAATATCTATGACAAAGAACTGGCGGAAGTTTTCGGGATTGATAGAGACAATCAGGTTCTGATTGCGATTCACTGCGGTTCACGAGGTTTTGGGCACCAGATCGCCACAGATTACCTGGAAGTGTTTGACAAATGCGCCAAAAAGTACGGGCTTACTGTCCGGGACAGAGAGCTGATGTCGGCGCCGGTCGATTCGGAGGAAGGGCAGAGGTATTTCCGGGCGATGGCTTGTGCCGCCAACGCCGCTTTTGTCAACAGACAGCTTATTGTCTCCGGGGTGCGACAAGCTTTTCGCGCCATCTTCGAAATCTCTGACGAAGCGCTGGGGATTGAGACTATTTACGACGTAGCCCACAACATCGCCAAGATTGAAGAATATGAGATTGATGGAAAGCGGGAAAAACTGCTGGTTCATCGGAAAGGGGCGACCCGTTCTTTTGGGCCGGGACGCTCCGAAGTCCCCGCCAAATACCGTTCGGTTGGTCAGCCGGTAATCGTCGGAGGCTCAATGGAAACAGGCTCAGCCCTCCTCTGCGGCACCACTAAAGCCGATTCGGAATCATTTGGTTCAACCTTGCACGGCGCCGGACGGACAATGTCGCGCATGCAAGCAAAGAGAACCGTCAGGGGAGAGGCAGTCAAGCAGAAGATGCAGGCAAGCGGTGTGATGGTCAAGACCGGATATCTACCAGGTCTGGCAGAAGAGGCCGGTTTCGCCTATAAAAATATAGATGACGTAGTCGCCGCGGTCGATGCCATCGGTATCTCGAAAAAAGTGGCGCGTCTTTTTCCCGTTTTAAATATCAAAGGCTGA
- a CDS encoding DUF1573 domain-containing protein — translation MNLMLIAAIFFISICLTAAPLFAESGGRVQVENNFWDFGSVPADFKLIHFFKIGNVGADNLRLQKIISNCDCTSAHVLDTLILPGENTSLKITYNTRDFYGKNVKNVVVETSDSLSPIIEFEYSANIEYFHKLHTIEPKYLTFLKDQERREIALVNRSNMPVDFIIEQEPDELFTLDKNSGTVPPNENNPLIINVRNGLPKGTYYSNFAVTYSTEPPLRLSVPVKIVRY, via the coding sequence ATGAATCTAATGCTAATTGCGGCAATATTTTTTATTTCAATATGCCTGACGGCCGCTCCCCTCTTTGCAGAATCGGGTGGGAGGGTACAGGTAGAAAATAATTTCTGGGATTTCGGCTCCGTTCCGGCCGATTTCAAGCTAATCCATTTTTTTAAGATTGGGAATGTAGGCGCCGATAACCTTCGTCTCCAAAAGATAATCTCGAACTGCGATTGCACCTCAGCCCATGTGCTGGATACGCTCATCCTACCGGGAGAAAATACCAGTCTCAAAATTACTTATAACACCCGTGATTTTTATGGGAAGAATGTGAAAAACGTAGTTGTGGAGACCAGCGATTCTTTAAGTCCCATAATTGAATTTGAGTATTCGGCCAATATCGAATATTTTCATAAACTGCACACCATTGAGCCAAAATATCTGACATTCTTGAAAGACCAGGAGAGGCGCGAAATCGCCCTGGTTAATCGCTCCAATATGCCGGTTGATTTTATCATCGAACAGGAACCAGACGAGCTATTCACACTCGACAAAAATTCCGGCACAGTTCCGCCTAATGAAAATAATCCGCTTATTATAAATGTTAGAAATGGGCTTCCGAAGGGAACTTATTACAGCAATTTTGCCGTAACATATTCCACAGAACCACCCCTGCGGCTAAGCGTGCCTGTTAAGATTGTCCGGTATTAG
- a CDS encoding cysteine synthase family protein: MQYYTDILEVIGNTPLVKISNGCREGGPLLLAKLEFTNPGGSVKDRMASFILRKAMDEGRLKKGDTVIDNTSGNTGVAVAMTAAVLGLKSILTVPDKTSKEKIDLIRSFGAEVIVTPADADHDDPRGCYMMAINLAKEHGYFHMNQYHNQDNVQAHYLTTGPEIWNATNGRITHFVAGIGTGGTFSGTAKFLKEKNKDIRAIAVDPVGSIFSEWIRKRTMSKPEAYKVEGIGSDTVTEALYPDLVDEVIAVKDIDAFETARELAKNEGISAGGSSGAAIWAARKVAKNLGADEVVVVMVPDSGMRYLSKCFNDSWMMEQGFLSRSGAAAKAVSTGE, from the coding sequence ATGCAATACTACACAGATATTTTAGAAGTCATTGGAAACACCCCACTGGTAAAAATTAGCAATGGTTGTCGTGAAGGCGGACCACTGCTTCTGGCGAAACTGGAATTCACCAATCCCGGTGGGTCAGTAAAAGACCGTATGGCATCTTTTATACTCCGCAAAGCGATGGATGAGGGTCGTCTCAAGAAAGGCGATACGGTTATTGACAACACTTCAGGAAATACCGGCGTGGCGGTGGCAATGACCGCCGCCGTGCTCGGACTGAAGTCAATTCTGACGGTGCCGGACAAGACCAGCAAAGAGAAGATTGACCTGATAAGGTCATTTGGAGCCGAGGTAATTGTCACTCCGGCCGATGCCGATCATGATGACCCCCGTGGGTGCTACATGATGGCAATCAACCTGGCGAAGGAACATGGATATTTCCATATGAATCAATACCATAACCAGGATAATGTGCAAGCCCATTACCTGACCACCGGTCCGGAAATCTGGAACGCCACCAATGGTCGCATAACCCATTTTGTGGCTGGTATTGGCACCGGCGGGACATTTTCCGGAACGGCTAAGTTCTTGAAAGAGAAAAACAAAGATATTCGTGCCATTGCCGTGGATCCGGTCGGTTCGATTTTCTCCGAATGGATTAGAAAGCGAACGATGAGCAAGCCTGAAGCGTATAAGGTTGAAGGAATTGGTTCGGATACTGTAACTGAAGCTTTGTATCCGGACCTGGTCGATGAAGTGATAGCGGTAAAGGATATAGATGCGTTTGAGACGGCGCGCGAATTGGCAAAGAACGAAGGTATTTCGGCCGGCGGTTCCTCCGGCGCGGCAATCTGGGCAGCCCGAAAGGTCGCCAAGAACCTCGGGGCTGATGAAGTCGTAGTGGTTATGGTTCCTGATTCCGGCATGAGATATCTCAGCAAATGTTTTAATGATTCCTGGATGATGGAGCAGGGATTCCTGAGCAGGTCGGGCGCTGCCGCGAAGGCTGTCTCTACGGGAGAGTAA
- a CDS encoding SPOR domain-containing protein: MKCGRTAIIFITLSFLLGGCSKDKEKVAEIEKEVLEAESQVTVPDSIRGKDTVSGGQPGTAAEYAKTPNMIPSESGAEPIPKPMPNPEIPAGGPYTIQVAAATDMAYANALAEKYRQRGYEAYVTAVIIDGINYFRVRIGGYESSARAGEVGRELQDKYSVNYWITRNDQ; this comes from the coding sequence ATGAAATGCGGAAGAACTGCAATCATATTTATAACGCTATCTTTTCTTCTTGGCGGCTGTAGCAAAGACAAGGAAAAAGTGGCAGAGATAGAAAAAGAGGTTCTCGAAGCCGAGTCGCAGGTGACTGTCCCCGACAGCATAAGGGGGAAAGATACCGTCAGCGGCGGGCAGCCAGGAACAGCGGCAGAATATGCCAAGACGCCAAATATGATACCCTCCGAGAGCGGCGCCGAGCCGATACCGAAACCGATGCCGAATCCAGAAATACCGGCCGGGGGACCTTATACGATTCAGGTTGCCGCCGCCACCGATATGGCTTACGCCAATGCGCTTGCCGAGAAGTACCGTCAGAGAGGATATGAGGCATACGTTACCGCCGTCATCATTGACGGCATAAATTACTTTCGGGTGCGCATCGGCGGTTATGAGTCCTCCGCCAGGGCCGGTGAAGTCGGACGGGAACTTCAGGATAAATACTCCGTCAATTACTGGATTACCCGTAATGACCAATGA
- a CDS encoding secondary thiamine-phosphate synthase enzyme YjbQ: protein MKSYTEYLVFNTSRRREYLNITDKVASALKKSGISEGMALVSAMHITAGVYVNDAESGLIADIDEWLEKIAPSGRDYRHHRTGEDNGDAHLKNLLVGHQVLLPVTEGRLDLGPWQQVYYAEFDGQRKKRVIIKIIGE from the coding sequence ATGAAGAGTTACACCGAATATCTGGTCTTTAATACATCGCGCAGACGGGAATATCTGAATATCACCGATAAAGTCGCCTCGGCGCTGAAGAAGAGCGGGATATCCGAAGGGATGGCGCTGGTTTCCGCTATGCATATAACCGCCGGAGTATACGTAAACGATGCCGAAAGCGGGTTGATTGCCGATATCGATGAATGGCTGGAGAAGATTGCCCCCAGCGGTCGGGATTATCGGCATCATCGCACCGGCGAAGACAACGGGGATGCTCATCTTAAAAATCTTCTGGTTGGTCATCAAGTGCTGCTGCCGGTGACGGAAGGACGTCTCGACCTGGGGCCATGGCAACAGGTCTACTATGCCGAATTTGACGGTCAGAGAAAGAAACGGGTAATAATCAAGATAATCGGCGAATAG
- a CDS encoding S9 family peptidase, with protein sequence MKSFAAFAAVLFLSFGLSVAEEAEPQNFFPRPYIPRIETFVKIGSVSSPFINRSTGELLFRSSMSGAPQLYRLTNDGWPYQLTLLNDGIDWYSVSNNGRLAIIGASAGGSEQSQLYLLDTHEGKLKKLTDQKDVQHGSVIWMPDDRGFYFRSNEESRKDFKLYSYDLATAQSRKIFDENGSNYIYDISPDGRYLAVIRFHSNYNTDLLLLDLNSGKAELMTPHEGDIIFDEPTIMPGNKFIYLLSNGNSEGIPKRARLEVATKKLEFLDPDERWTIDGLSFSPDHSLMVWLVNKEGLSEVRIWDFNRNRLLPSPPIYGVVSSTFITDEARLYFAYTSAVKTQDIWRWDCGSGELRKMTHSIYAGIDPSLFVEPQLIKYKSFDGLEVPAFLYLPPDFEGKPIPFIIHAHGGPESQFRPYFQRNFQYLLLNGYGILAPNIRGSSGYGKDYLNLDNYKKRLNSIKDIKAAADFLISNNYSTKGLIGIKGGSYGGYVVLAAITEYPDLFGAAVDEVGIANFRTFLTNTKDYRRHLREAEYGPMEDTAFLESISPIHKAHLIKTPLLVVHGENDPRVPVGEARQILKAVAENGGVVDSLIFPDEGHGVSKVANSLVLYRKMVDFFDRYLKKEN encoded by the coding sequence ATGAAGTCATTTGCAGCGTTTGCCGCAGTTTTGTTCTTAAGTTTCGGCTTATCTGTCGCAGAGGAAGCAGAACCGCAGAATTTCTTCCCGCGTCCTTATATTCCGCGGATTGAAACCTTTGTCAAGATTGGTAGCGTCAGCTCCCCTTTTATCAATCGCTCTACTGGCGAACTGCTTTTTAGAAGTTCCATGAGCGGCGCCCCGCAGCTGTACCGTTTGACCAATGACGGTTGGCCCTATCAGTTGACTCTGCTCAACGACGGTATCGACTGGTATAGCGTTTCCAATAATGGTCGTCTGGCAATAATCGGGGCATCGGCGGGAGGCTCCGAGCAATCGCAGCTCTATCTTCTGGATACTCACGAGGGAAAACTGAAAAAGTTGACCGACCAGAAGGATGTTCAGCATGGCTCCGTAATCTGGATGCCCGACGATCGCGGTTTCTATTTCCGCTCTAACGAAGAAAGCAGGAAAGACTTCAAACTTTACTCTTATGATCTGGCGACCGCGCAAAGCCGCAAGATTTTCGATGAGAACGGCTCCAATTATATTTACGACATTTCTCCCGATGGGCGATACCTGGCGGTAATTCGGTTCCATTCCAACTATAACACCGACCTGCTTCTGCTGGACTTAAATTCCGGAAAAGCGGAACTGATGACACCGCATGAGGGCGATATCATTTTTGACGAGCCGACAATAATGCCCGGAAATAAATTCATCTACCTGCTTTCAAACGGCAACTCCGAAGGAATTCCAAAGCGCGCCCGTCTGGAAGTCGCCACCAAAAAGTTAGAATTTCTCGACCCGGATGAGCGCTGGACGATTGACGGTCTTTCGTTCTCTCCCGACCACTCCCTGATGGTATGGCTGGTTAATAAAGAGGGATTATCGGAAGTGAGAATCTGGGATTTTAACCGCAACCGTCTGTTGCCCTCGCCTCCTATCTATGGCGTGGTGAGCTCCACCTTCATCACCGATGAGGCGAGGCTATATTTTGCCTACACCAGCGCCGTCAAGACCCAGGATATCTGGCGCTGGGATTGCGGCAGCGGCGAGCTGCGGAAGATGACCCATTCCATCTATGCCGGAATTGACCCGTCTCTATTCGTGGAGCCACAATTGATTAAATACAAGTCCTTTGACGGTCTGGAAGTGCCGGCGTTTCTGTACCTCCCCCCTGATTTTGAAGGAAAGCCGATTCCTTTTATCATTCATGCCCATGGAGGACCGGAGAGCCAATTCCGCCCTTATTTCCAGAGGAATTTTCAGTATCTGCTGCTTAACGGCTACGGTATTCTTGCGCCTAATATTCGGGGCTCATCAGGATACGGCAAAGATTACCTGAATTTGGATAATTACAAGAAGCGCTTAAATTCGATTAAAGATATTAAAGCGGCGGCGGACTTCCTCATTTCGAATAATTATTCTACGAAAGGTCTGATAGGCATTAAGGGCGGAAGCTATGGCGGATATGTAGTCCTGGCGGCGATTACAGAATATCCTGACCTGTTCGGCGCCGCCGTTGACGAAGTTGGTATCGCCAATTTCCGGACTTTTCTGACAAACACCAAGGATTATCGCCGGCATCTCCGTGAAGCGGAGTACGGACCGATGGAGGACACCGCTTTTCTGGAGTCGATTTCGCCGATTCATAAAGCGCATCTTATCAAGACGCCGCTCCTGGTGGTCCACGGCGAAAACGACCCTCGCGTCCCGGTGGGTGAGGCGCGCCAGATATTGAAAGCGGTTGCCGAAAACGGCGGAGTCGTCGATTCCCTCATATTTCCCGATGAAGGGCATGGAGTCAGCAAGGTCGCAAACAGTCTGGTTTTATATAGAAAAATGGTCGATTTCTTTGATAGATATCTGAAGAAAGAGAATTGA
- a CDS encoding two-CW domain-containing protein produces MSYKLNCWEFRNCGLEPGGILAKIHGECPVPREMKKDGVNGGIGAGRSCWAVVNSCHAVNRIAGRNRRRSCLECEFYRRVVCEEDLQSTLCEEDFLTSQKIHI; encoded by the coding sequence ATGTCCTATAAGCTGAACTGCTGGGAGTTTCGCAACTGCGGGCTGGAGCCGGGAGGAATCCTGGCAAAGATACACGGGGAATGCCCCGTGCCGCGAGAGATGAAAAAAGACGGGGTAAATGGCGGTATCGGCGCCGGAAGAAGTTGCTGGGCAGTTGTCAATTCCTGCCATGCCGTCAATCGCATCGCCGGCCGCAATCGCCGGCGTTCCTGCCTCGAATGCGAATTCTATCGACGGGTAGTCTGCGAGGAAGACTTGCAGTCAACGCTTTGTGAGGAAGACTTTCTGACCTCCCAGAAAATTCATATTTAG
- a CDS encoding tetratricopeptide repeat protein gives MFDGAQFCKDCGYSLTDENANTQRQDNVATESEVDFVVTESGHTSAPELIGLDRKKDHKSDEEEFEIKSTASLLDDEAVTPGAATAPFKGENDLIGESAPPIPPVVAATDESKKPAETAEQSKDKEKKDFKKLSQEELEAVNRNLYGPHVPAGKQAKPTSERGELSEKLRKNIDELSDRQKSNEGGIKAIDDPAQNGAVLKTHKVRGVAFYRKNFIQIVGNPYLHNGDELTVNEKTYILREKKISRNMAIGIFTGILAVVLVIVGLQLINPTISGEGEIVGMLLDENRQPVLEKARISIPSLNKTTTTNAQGFFRFDLVPTGTYEIVYELGDRYTGKGNATVTGGQTTLMTFGFSEGRQVASSSRTETTARSAQQQNSASQPPTRATQQATSSASNKNQPSYGSIKLAANVTDARLSVDDKILGSGNVIYGRIPVGRHRVKVERQGYAEYSTVVDIDSDQIVTVTANLTPQSRAAETGTADSHMSKGNTAFAEKNYAKAIAEYSKALEISPNLKEAYAKRAEAYGKNGNSEAAADDYIRLGEIYRVAKNNVKAINAFTSALAYQPKDKIALVGRGGARLDNGDYRPALIDYEEALKIDNQFYPALLGGGMAHFRLGNNKQADKYFKNAYKLNQSDPYLFQNMMLNYLALDDIKNIRKIYAEYKTVASPSELAEFKTSSRYEPVMRLIKEEDR, from the coding sequence ATGTTTGATGGAGCGCAATTCTGCAAAGATTGCGGCTATTCCCTTACCGACGAGAACGCCAATACCCAGCGACAGGATAACGTCGCTACGGAAAGCGAAGTTGACTTCGTTGTAACCGAATCAGGCCATACTTCAGCGCCGGAGTTGATCGGGCTTGACCGGAAAAAAGACCACAAATCTGATGAAGAAGAGTTTGAAATTAAGTCAACAGCCAGTCTGTTGGATGATGAAGCGGTTACCCCAGGTGCCGCCACCGCCCCATTCAAAGGCGAAAACGACCTGATTGGCGAATCGGCTCCCCCTATTCCCCCTGTAGTTGCAGCCACTGACGAGTCAAAGAAACCGGCTGAGACCGCAGAGCAGTCGAAAGATAAGGAAAAGAAAGATTTCAAAAAACTGTCGCAAGAAGAGTTGGAAGCTGTCAATCGTAACCTGTACGGACCGCATGTTCCGGCGGGAAAACAGGCGAAACCAACCTCCGAAAGAGGGGAACTTTCCGAAAAACTTCGCAAGAATATTGATGAATTGAGCGACAGGCAGAAATCCAACGAAGGTGGCATAAAGGCGATTGACGACCCGGCTCAAAACGGCGCCGTTCTGAAAACACACAAGGTGCGCGGAGTGGCGTTTTATCGCAAGAATTTCATTCAGATTGTGGGGAACCCCTATCTGCATAACGGGGACGAGTTGACCGTTAACGAGAAAACCTATATTCTCAGAGAAAAGAAGATAAGCCGTAATATGGCGATTGGCATTTTCACGGGGATTTTGGCTGTCGTACTTGTTATTGTCGGGCTGCAGCTGATAAATCCGACCATATCCGGGGAAGGTGAAATTGTCGGCATGCTGTTGGATGAAAATCGCCAACCGGTGCTGGAGAAGGCGCGGATTTCTATACCAAGCCTCAATAAGACCACCACGACCAACGCCCAGGGATTTTTCCGGTTTGACCTGGTCCCAACTGGGACTTATGAAATCGTTTACGAACTGGGCGACCGCTACACCGGCAAAGGGAACGCCACAGTCACCGGCGGGCAGACCACGCTCATGACGTTCGGCTTCAGCGAGGGTCGTCAGGTTGCATCCTCATCTCGCACCGAAACGACCGCCCGCAGCGCTCAACAGCAAAACAGCGCTTCACAGCCCCCTACCCGGGCGACGCAGCAGGCGACATCCAGCGCCAGCAATAAGAACCAGCCTTCCTATGGCAGCATCAAGCTGGCGGCTAATGTCACCGATGCGCGGCTTTCAGTCGATGACAAAATTTTGGGCTCCGGTAATGTGATTTACGGTCGTATTCCGGTCGGACGTCACCGCGTTAAAGTCGAGCGGCAGGGATATGCCGAGTACTCCACAGTGGTCGATATCGATTCAGACCAGATTGTCACGGTTACGGCAAATCTTACTCCGCAATCTCGAGCTGCCGAGACCGGTACCGCCGACAGCCATATGAGCAAGGGAAATACCGCTTTCGCCGAGAAGAACTATGCCAAGGCAATCGCCGAGTATTCCAAGGCGCTCGAAATATCCCCGAATCTGAAAGAGGCTTATGCCAAGCGGGCGGAAGCCTATGGCAAGAACGGCAATTCCGAAGCGGCTGCCGATGATTATATAAGGCTGGGCGAAATCTATCGGGTCGCCAAAAATAATGTCAAAGCAATTAACGCCTTTACCTCGGCACTGGCATACCAGCCGAAAGACAAAATCGCCCTGGTGGGCCGCGGCGGAGCGAGACTGGACAACGGCGACTATCGTCCGGCTCTCATAGACTATGAGGAAGCCCTCAAGATTGACAACCAGTTCTATCCGGCGCTGCTTGGAGGAGGCATGGCGCATTTCCGTCTGGGCAACAACAAACAGGCGGACAAATATTTCAAGAATGCTTATAAACTCAACCAGAGTGACCCCTATCTGTTTCAGAACATGATGCTTAACTACCTGGCTCTTGATGATATCAAAAATATCAGAAAGATTTATGCCGAATACAAAACAGTGGCATCCCCGTCCGAACTGGCGGAATTTAAAACGTCCAGCCGTTATGAGCCTGTCATGAGACTGATTAAAGAGGAAGACAGGTAG